From the Methanocaldococcus fervens AG86 genome, the window CACTCATACATTTTCTTGGCGAGTATGGGGTTTCTTTCGTAATCATCTGCAAAGTCCTCTTTTTTCCTGAATGGATTTATTTCCCATGTTTTACCTTTGAATGTGAAGACGTTATCAATATTTTGGTTCTCAATAAACAGTTTGTAGCCAACGTCATCTAATGGGTTTGGTGTTGGGAATCTTGTCCATGTTATAACAATCAATTTTCCATCAGTTCCAAATCTTGTTTTTATACTGCTAAGAAGTTGGTAAAATAGTTTTTCAGCATTATAAAAGTTTTCATCACTAATTTCATCAATTACTGCGCATAATACATTCATTCCCTCAAAGCTCGTTGAATGTGAGTGTCCGCTAACTAATTCAATGTTGTCTCCAATGCTAACGCTTGTTTTTGTCAGTCGTATTGGAGCTTTACCTGTGTTTTTTTCTTCTTCAAAGCCAACTGCCTGCCATAATAAACATTTTTTAAACCAGTGCTTAAACTCCTTGAAGAAGACCTTATTAGCTAATTCCATGTTCGGGGCAATATTGACAAAATTAACTCTTGAATATAAATTCTCTTTGAGTGTTGCCTTCATTAACATATAATTAAATAATAATGATACCATGAAGTCCTTTCCACTTCCTTTTCCTGCTAAGATTATTGATGTTGGGTATTCAGCCATTCCTTTTAAAATCTCTTTCTGTTTTTCTCCTAAGGTGTTAATTCCTATAACTTTCTCAGCAAACTCTACAATGTCAATGTCTTTAAGTGTTTCTACTAACTCATAAAATGCCTGTTTAAACCAGCCCTTTCTTTTTGTTATTGGAATGTTTAAGTTATTGCAGAGTTGGATAAATGCCTCTTTGTTTAATGTTTTATTCTTAATTGCGAGTTTAAAGAGTTCTTTGAGATACATAGCCATCACATTTTTTTAATAGCTTTTTCTATGATTTTTGGAAGATTCTTTTGGACTTTTTCTAACGCTGGTTTTATAAACGGTCGGGCTGGAATATTCATATTCCTTGTATGAGCTTTTACCCTAACTTTGTTAGATTCGTTTTTATCTTTCTTTTTTGTCATTCCCTTTTTGCCTTTTTTCCCTTTCTTAGATTTTGGTTTCTTTCTATAATGTTCCTTAACATTTACAGTTCCTGAAAATCCAAACTCATGCACTGCGGCATATTCCATATTGTTTATAACTTTAACAGTTATCCCTTTTCTATCAACTTTAATCCTACTTTGAGTAGCTTTTACTAGATGCCCATGCTTCATTAATCCTTCAGTGTTCCAGCCATGTGTTTCTTTGTATTTTTTGTATTTTTCATTCAGAGGTTTCCATTTTAGTTCTTTCTTTTCAAATCCTCTTCTTATATTGTCATCAACCTCAGCAGTTAGTTCTTTCTCAATCTCATGAGCTACTGTCTCTTTAAATTTCCTAATCCATTCATCATAATCCATTATTTCAACCTCAATGGCTTACCTGTCAAAATCAAATAAGCAACATAAGCTCCTAATAGTTGATGTCCATAAGCCTCTGCAATTTCTTCTTTTGTATAGTCATCACAAGCCAGTTCTATGACTTTTAGATAGTTTAAAGTTCCATTTTCAAGCCCGTGTTTAATTGCCTTGTCTATTGCTTCAATAACCTCCTCTTTAATATCGTCTGGAAGACCAAAAGCTGTATTTATGATTCTTAGGATTCTTTTATCAACGTCATTACCCATATCGGCAGATTTTTCTTTTTCTTGGATTTTCTTCCAAAGAGACATTTTAACCACCTAAGAGTTTTAAAAATTCAATTAGAATCATTAACAATTGGGATAACGCAGGAGGAAGAAGTTTTGAAGCTATTATCATTCCTGCTATGCTTTCTATTGTCCTCATTATAATGTATTTTTTGAGTTTCTTTTTCAATTCTAATGATTGTGTTGTTTGATGCTTTTGAATCGCCCACAACAATCTTTTTAACTCTTTGATGAGGTGGTTTAAGAACATCTGAAATAGCCGAAATAATCCCACCATTACCTTTAATACCGTTGTATAGAAAAAACAATAAAGAGAAAATCCCAAAAACAACCAAAGTTAATGCCATTGATTGATATAGCCCTTTTAAATAGAAAACTAATTCCAAAACCAAAAACAATGCTACAAATCCGATAACTGTTTGTTTGTCCATTTTTTCACCAGTTATCAACGATAATCAGCTTTTTTCCCAAAGCTTGTAGAATTTTTAAAACAGTATCAATTCTTGGATTGGCTAATTCATTGTTTTTAATTGCGTAAAGGGTTCTGACATTCACACCTGTCTTTTTGGATAGGGCGTGGTATGAAGTCCCATTTAGTGCTTCACTTACAACTTTTGATAGTTCATCGAGTAATTGCTCTGTTGTGGGTATGAGAGTTCCTTCTGCTTTAATTGAAACTGCTATACTTGCTGTTTCTACCTTAGCAGTCATATTATCCCCTCATTTACTTTTATTCAAACTCATATAAATACTTTTGTTTATTTGAGTAAATAAAAACTTAAATATGAGAAAACTAAGGATAAATGTAGGGGCTGTGGGGCCCCACACTAATATCAATACAACAAAAAGGTGTTCGTTATGGCGTTGTTTGGTAAGAAAGAAGCTGAGGCGGTTGATGACTTAGTTCCTAAAAAAAGTGATTTTGTTGAGAAGATTGCTCAGGAGGTAATAAGGAAGGATAAGGTTGATGGTTTAGTTAGAAAACATGAGATGGAGCAGTTCTATCATGAAAAATCACAAAGTGAGAAGATTGCAGAATTGAAGGCAGAGTTAGCTAAGAAAGATAAAGAAATTGAAGAGTTGAAGGAGGAGATTAGAGCATTAAGGGGTAAAGCTGGGGGAGTTGGAATGGGAGGTAGCCCAGCTGGTAGGTAAATTGGAAGTATTAGAAAAGATTGTTTTAAAGAAGCTTTAATTTCTCTTCTTTTCCATTTTGGTGGTTAAAATGCAGATTTGGATGAAAGTTTTAGAACCAACAACTATTGACGGGAGGGAGATAACAAAGGACTTCATTATGCAATATGCTCCAACTTTGAAAGGAAAGCCAGTTAATATAGACCACAATTATTTCAATGCTTCAAATACAGCAGTTGGAGAGGTTAAACAAGTAGCAGTTAATCCTGAAACAGGAGAGCTTTATGCGTTATTGGAGATTTTTGATGATGTATATAATCAAATTAAAGATGAACTAAAAGGGGCTTCAATTGAATGGAACGCCAACCCAAGTGGCGATACTGGAATGTTTAGGGCTGTTGCCTTGTGTGTTAATACAGTTCCAAAGGTTCCAACTACAATGGGAACCCAAGCTGAGGTTGTTGCTGCTTCCCCCTCTCATAAATCAAAAATGGAAGTTGTTGATGGGAATTGGGATAAAACAAAAGCTATCCAAGCTTTAAGAAAATGGGCAAGTTCAGACGGAAGTGGAGATAAAGACAAGATAGACTGGGATAAGTATAAGCTTGGCTTTGCTTATTACGACCCTAACAAAAAAGAAGATTTTGGCAGTTACAAGTTCCCTCACCATACGGTTGTTAATGGCAAGCTGGTCCTACATAAGCAGGGGCTTTTTACTGCAATGGCTTATGTTAATGGTGCTATGGGTGCTACGATTCCTGAAAATGTTAGAAAAGAAGTGTATAAGCATTTAAGAGAACATTACAAGAGGGATTTGGGTATGAAAAGTGATGAAGTTCCTGAGTTTAAGGCATCTGAGAAATTAGAGCAAGAGTTAATTGAGAAGGTTAAAAAAGCAGTTGTAGAGGATTTAAAGAAAGATATGCCTGAGATTATGGCATCTGCGTTAAAAAAACAATTGCCTGAACTTCTCGCATCTATAAAGGAAGTGAAAAAAGAGCAAAATGAGACAAAAGAAGTTAAGGAAATCAACGCATCTGAGATTTGTGAAAAGCTAAACAACATAGAAGCTTTATTGAAAACTATCGTTAAGAAGCAGTTAAACTCATCTGAAATAAGTGCTTCAAAACCTCCATCAGGAAAAGGAAAACCAGATGTTTATGAGAATGGGGTTATAATTGACTTGTAAGGTGAGACAATGGCAGAGGTTGTTTCATTACCAATTGCGGCTACTGAATTAGAGCCATATACTTTTGTTAAAATTACTGATACTGGCTTAGTAGTTGGTAACTCTACAGGCATTGATGGAGTTGTGTTGCCAAGAGCAGCTCCTTTAGTTAAGGGGGCTATTGCGGATGTTATAGTTTTAGGAGTTGCAACAGTAAAACTTGCAGATGGAGAAAATCCAAAGGTAGGAGATTATGTTTTAGCAGATACATCTGGATGTGCAGTTGTTGATAATGAGAATGGTAGATTTAAAGTCATTAGAGTTCATGGGCAGTATGTTGATGTTTTGATTAAATAATTGAGGTGATTTTATGGCTTTAACTGCAAGAGAGGCAGAGATTGTAAAGAAAGCATTTAAGCAAATACATGATTCTCAGAATTTCATTAGGAAAATCATGCCAAAACAGAAGATAGATAAAGACAAGGAAGTTTATACGGTTGAAACTATTGAATTGGATGAGTCAATTTTGTCAGAAACAAGTATGGAAGTTATTGAAATCCCTTATAAAACTTCATCAACATCTAAGAGAATATTTGATTTAGCCGCAAAATTAACAAGACCGAGAAGATTATTAACTCCTGACAATTTTACAAAATTAAGTTTAATGCTTGCTAAAATTATCACAAAATCTGAAAACTATTACGGAATTAATGAATTGCTAACTAATTCAACAGTTGAAAGTGCATCAAAATCTTGGGATGCTGCTACGCCGAAAGATATTGTTAAAGATATTCAAAATGCTGTTATTCAAATACAACAATACACTAACGCACCAATAAACATGGTTTTACCAACTTCAAAGGCGACTTACTTTAAAACACCAAATGATTATGGATTATCTCCTGAAAATCTACTAAAAGGGACTATTACAAATGTATTTATCACAAATTTAGTTAAGGATAAGGCAATATTAGTTCCTGCAGACCCTACAGTTGTGTCTTTCAATGTGGCTGAGGATTTGAAAGTGGATAAAAAAGAGGATTTAAACACTGCAATTATTTGGGCTACTGAAGCAATCTGTCCAAGTGTTGATTTAAAAGAAGCGGTAATTGTATTGAGTGGAATTTAAGGGATGATTATGGTTGATGTTTCGGAAGTTTTAGCTAAGATGAAGCCACTCTTAGGAATGAGTGCTGATGAGGACTTTGCCAATCATGAACAAGCAGAGGCATCTGCAAACTTAGCAATAAAAACATCCCAAGTTGAAGATGCTGACATTATTGCTATATTGGCTTGCTATTATTACACTGAATCAAGGGATATGAAAACTGACGAAAACGTTTCAGTTATGGCTAATCACTTTTATAGAATGTATCAAATTGCTATTGAGGAAGCAAAACAGAAGGAATTAAATGAAGAAGAGGGGGCGGTGTTCTTTGACTAACTACACTAATGCAAAGGCGTTAGTTGAGGAAATCATCAATAAGCTAAAAGAATCTGGTGTTAAAGTTAAATCTCCTTTATCCAAAATTCAAGATTTCCATTGTGAGGCAGATTTTTCTATTGAGATTGAAAATAGAGTAGCTTATGTAGATGCAACATTTACTTTTGATAAACCACCAAATTCTAACATGGTTGAGAAAATTGAAGCAGTTATGACAACGTATAACTCTTATTTGGAAAGGATTGACTTTGAGGCAGATTATACTAAGTTAGAGTTTAGGAGCGTGAGATAATGGTGCTTCCAATTAGTATTCCAGACCAAAGTAATATTTTAGGTTCTGGAAAGTTGGCAATTTTTGGAGCTAAATCTCAAATTGATACATTTACAGGAGATGGGGCGACAAAGGAATTTTCATTAACAAAGGATAACGCTGTATTGGGTTCTGAGGTTGTAAAAGTTGATGGAGTTCCAAAGGTTGAGGGGACTGATTACACTGCTGTGCATGAGAATGGTATTCTAAAAAGTATTAAGTTTAACACAGCTCCAGCAAATGGTGCAGTTATTGAAGTTGAGTATTTGTATTTGGATTTACCACTCGGAGGAGCTTCTGAATTGAGTTTGAAAGAGGATAAAGACAAGGAGGAGGTAAGTGTTGATTGTTCTTATTCAACTATTCAAATTGAAAAAGGGGCTAAGATATCATTTAGTTTTAAGGACTTGCTTACAGTTGGAGATATCAACTTAACATCCTATTTTACTGGAGAGATTGAAGAAGGGAGCAGTTATGTTAGGTATAAAAACGGAGCTTCAAAGAGTGGGAACATTGCCGTCTTAGCTTATTCAAAAGAGGCCACATTAGCTCATGGAAAGGAAGCTCCTAAAAGAATCATCTTAATCTATGGAGCTATGCCAAATAGCTTGGATATTGATATTTCTGGAGCTACGAAGAGTTTTGACTTGACAGCTCAGGCATACAGAGTTATTGACTTAAAATAAGGTGATTAGATGAACAATCACTTAGAATTCTTAAAACAGTTAGATGAGAAGTTTAAGGAATCAGAACAAAAGAATCTCGAAGCATTAGAAAAAATTAGGTCTAATTTACCTCAATTAGAAATTGAGATATTTGGAGAAAAATTAACGGCAATAATTCCACCACTCTCAGTAGAAAAGGAAATGATTGAAGATGCGAATAAATTAGACCCTTTGAACTTTGCATTAAAATACATCCCAATTTTATATGGCATTCCAAAAGAGAAAGTTGAGGAATTACCTTCGATTGTTATTGCAGAACTTATCAAGAATTACTTTGAGGCTTATAAGAAGTTAAACCAGGATAAATCCTTTCGCAATAGAGTGGGCGTTAAGTGATGATGCAACAGAACTTTATTTAGTCTGCAAATTCCTAAGAATCCCCCCAAGTGAAGCGATAAAGCTAAATAGGATGGATTACAACATTATATTAGGATTTGCAATTAGAGAATTGAGGGATAAGCTAAAATATGGGGGGATTCTATGAGATGGCTCACACCATTCGGTATGTTGTTCATAAGTGGGACGTATTATGGATTAATATTTTTTGGCTTAATTATGGAAGTTATTCATAATGCATTGGTTAGTTTAGTTTTAGCATTTTTTGTAGTATTTGTATGGGATTTAATTTTGTCCATAATATATGGTTTAAGATTTGTTAAAGAAGGGGAATATCTATATTTAGAATGGAATGGGCAGTTTCCAGACCCTTATGGATTGTTTGCAAGCACGTGCCTTTCAGCAGTGATTTGGACATATACAGATTCATTATTATTGGGTTTAATTGTCCCAGTTATTGTTGTATTCTTAGGAAAGCAGTTAATGCGTGGATTGTATGAAAAAGTTAAAAGTTGAAGGAACTTTGGAATTGAAATTGGATGATAAAGATGTAAGGAAAAATCTAAAATCATTAGAAAAAATAAAATCAAAATTAGAGATAGAAGGTAATATCAACGCAATAATTAAGCAATTGGATGAGTTAAAAAATGTCAAATCAGAAGTTGAATTTAAGAGTAATATAAACATGATTATTAGGGAGTTGGAAGAGATAGAGGCAGAAGCATCTAAAATGAACATAAACTTTGATTATGATTTATCAAAACTAAAAAGTGAATTAGAACAATTGAAAAACACAAAAATCGATATTAAAACAAATACAGACTATATATTAAAACAAATCAATAAAATAAAAAGTGAATTATCTGAAAAACAAACAATTAGGGCAAAGGTTGAAGTGGATAGAACAGAATGGGATAAACTAAAGAAGGAATGGTCTGAAAAATATCACATAGATGCCATTGCAGATGTGGCAAGTGTAGGAACTGCATACATGGGGATTTCCGACGCTGAAAAATACAACGAACTAATAACAATTTTAAGAGAAAGGGGTTTGACTAAAGACCAAGCAGAGAGGTTAATACAACTTGGCTTATATAACGGCTATTCTTTGGATGAAATTAAAGATGGATTAGGATATGCAAATGAGGCAGTTTTGAAGTTAGCAGCATCAAATGATAAATATGCGGCTCAAATATTGGCAGCAATGGCAATGGCTGAAAGGGGAGGTAGTGAGTCAGGAGCAGATGACATTAGAAGGATGATAACCGCACTCGCTGCTTTAGGGAAGTCAAATGAAGAAATAATGAAAATGGTGAATGCTGAAGTTTTAGAAATGAAGCAAGGGCATACAGAAGTCGCAGAAGCAATTAGAGAATTCAGCATAACAATGGGAGATACCTTAGACCCAGAAACGTTTGCATCAATATTGATTCAGGCACAAGCAGCAGGGGCTCAAGATGTAGGGCAGTTAGCAGATGCCATAAATGCATTAGCGTTAAATGCAAGACAGATGGGATTTGATGTAAAAACTGCACTAAAAGAGATTCAAAAAACAAAAGATGATAAAACATTGGCAGAGTTGGCAAAAAAATATGGCTTAACTTATGAACAAATAGTTAAAATTCATGATTATTTACAGAGGGTAGATTTAGATAAGGGCTTGCCAGACAATACCAACGAACTTGATAGGTTAATAAGCATAAATAAAGACCAAAGGGGAATTTTAGAAACGATTAAGCAGGATATTGAAGGGTGGTTAGCAGGTCATGGGTTTTTACAATATGGAGCAGAGCTTGGAGTAACTCTTGGAGGTCTTGGAAAAATACTTGAAATAGCAATTGGTGCAGCAATTGGTTCTGCGTTAAAAGATGCTTTTGGTAAAATTAAATCCATATTTGGTAAAATTAGTTTGGATAATTTAAAACTTCCAGAACTCTCAAAAATCAAATTACCTGTTGATTTAGAAATCCCAAAAATTCCAAAACTCCACATGCCTAAGATTAAACTGCCAGTAGATTTAAAACTACCTAAAATTCCAGAAATCAACATACCAAAAATTAACCTGCCAAACATCTCTGGATTATCTAATGCATTTAGGGGTTTAGGTGAAGCTGTTAGGTTTGCTGGAAGAGCTTTTGGAGTTTTATCAGTAGTTATTGAGCCATTAAAACAACTATTAAAAGGAGATATACAAGGAGCTATAGAGCATTTAAAAATAGGGCTTATTGAATTAGCCGCATGGCCAGTTGCTTTGGGAGAGATGTTAGCAGCTGTTACATTAGCTGTTGGTGATTTCTTAGGATTGTTTGACTTAGATGGAGACAGTCCATTAGCAGCTGCAAGAGCTGGGATTCTAACACTCTTAGCAGCATTTGAAAGCATTTATTCATTTATCACTGGTGATTGGAGTGTTGTAACTAACACACTGCAAGAAGCGTTTGAAACACTTGGAATGAAAGAGGATGAAGCCAGACAAGCAGCTGAAAACTTAGCCCAGCAATGGCAACAATTACCTCAGCAAATATTAGACGCATTTAATGGCTTTGTTGATAATATTAAACAAACATTTAATAGGTGGTGGTATGAATTGAATATATGGTGGTCTCAAAAAATAGAAGAAGCTAAGAACTGGGGTAGTGATTTGATTCAAAATATAATTGATGGAATAAAAAGGAAGTTTTCAGAGTTGAGGAATGCTGTAAGTCAAGCTGCGAGTATTATATCGAACTACCTACACCATACCACACCTGAAACAGGCCCATTAAAAGACGATGATAAATGGGGAATCCACTTTATGGAAAACATTATTGGTGGAATTAGAAAAGAAATTCCTAACTTAAAGAAAACTATTGATTATACTGCTCAACTGATGAGCTCCGCAAATCCTAAAAATTGGAAAATTCAACAAGTAGGAATGACACACAGCACATCTTACTCTTATGGAGATATACACATAAATGTAGTTGGAAATAGCTTTAATGAGCATCAATTAGCTCAAAAAATTGCTTTAATTCTAAAAAGACAACAATTCAGATAAAGGTGATATTTATGCCAGCAGGACCTGAACAGTCACAATCACTTGTAGCAAAAATAAATCAATTGGTATTACTTGGAAAAGGGACGTTTGTTTATTGTGAATTTGATTCACAGGCAACTGAATCAGATAAAGCACTTACAATTGTCGATAACACAATAAGATTTAACTTACCTCCGAATTATTACCCAGTTATAGTTGATATTGTAGCCGTAGATGAAAATGGTAATGAAATTTATGGAATTCCAATTAGTAAAATAACATACGATTACGATGAATTACCACAAGGTAACCGTCAAGTGATTGCAGAACCCTCAGAAAACAATACAATTGACGAATCCAAACATTGGATTGCTTATGTGGTCTGTATTGGAATCGACGACACCAAACCAATTGTTGACGTAAAAAGTCAAAGTGGTAGCGTTGAACCAAAGGGGAGAATATACCTCATTAATTATAGTGATACTAACGGAACAGATGAAATAACGATACAATACTTTAATGGAACATCGGAAACAATAACTGTCGATAAAGCCAACTTATGGACAGTGAATCCATACACATTGGGGTAATGTAAAAGTGGTGATATTATGTCCCCAATCCTCTCTAACACCAATTCTTTTTTGTCAAACAGTGATTACAGTGACGGTAACACTAACAGTGGGCAAACCAATAGTTCCACACAACCTATTTTGTCAAACACATCAAATGTGTTATATAATACAGTGCAAACAAGCCAGACACCAACAACAAACACAAGCACTGCGACTCCAATATTATCAAATGCGGCTGATACACTTTACAATACAATAGCAACAAAACAATCAAATTCAGCTACAAATGTAACAACACCAATATTGTCAAATATGGCTAATATGCTTTACAACACTATATTATCAGCAAAACAATCAAATTCAGATTCAAACATCACAACACCAACATTGATGAACGCGTCAAATGCACTTACTAATACAACAATAACAACAACTCAACAGACAACTACGCCAACGCCAAGTGTAACAGTTATAGAACACAAAGTTTGGAGGGAAGGAAACACTGTTTATTCAAAAATCGTTTATTCTGATGGAACAGAAGATTTAAAAACATTAGATTTAACCGATTATTACAATGAAGCTTATAACGAAGGTGTAAATAGTGTTGATTTTAGTAAAACAAATCATACAATTGAAAATGGAATTATCAAAGTAACAACTACACTAACTAATGGAAAATCACAAGAATATGCTATCACTCTTGATGAAAACTTAATTGTTAGTTTGTATAATCAAATTATGGCAAATAGAAGTAGTTGTTTCCAAATTAGACAAAATGAAACAGAATATAGCTTTTTAGTTGAAAGCAGACAGTATCAGCCACAACCAAACTTAGCATATCAGCCCGCAGTTGATGGAACACCGGTCTATGAAATTTTAGGAAAAGAGCAAAAAACGTGGAATTTCACACTTTATGTTGATACTATCCCAAAAATGCAGTTTCTTCAACAGTTAGCAAGTAATCCAGTATGTGAAGTATATTTCGATGAAATTGATGATTGGAAACAGGCGTTAATCACTTCCATAAGCTTGACAAGAATAACTACTGGACATTACTATGCCGATATTGAACTGGTGATTTTATGAAGACAATAATAGTTGATAAATCAGTTTCCTTAAATATAGAGTATTCAATTAATGCCATTGACCAGTGTAATATAACTTCATTAAAGGATTTACAAATCCAACCTTTCGATAGTGTAGAGGTTATCTGGAATGATAAGACAATTTTTAGAGGATATTGTATAGATGCAAGATTATCTCAAGCATTTGGACAACAACAGTATGAATACACAATAAACTCTCCATTGTGGATATTATCTCAGCAAAAAACAGATGCGAAGACAACCTTTTTACAACTGTTTTTACAAGAATGTTGTGATTTATGTGATTTGGAGTTAGATTATCAATTTTCAACAAATCCACTTATTTACATTGAAGAAGGTAAGTATTTTGATGCATTGAAGAAATGTATTTTATACACAAAAAACTACAATACGAGGTTTTATGTCGATTATGACCAAAACAAACTAATTTTCACTGACAAAATAGATGATGATAAGTTCTACCCATTGGCAAAATGTGTAGGTTACGAATTTGAATGGGACACAGAAATTATAAACCAAGTTATATGGTGAAGAGTATGGTTCAACTAAATGCTACTGGTTATGTTTCAAATTATAATTGGGAAAAAAGAATATTTGATGCTGTTTGTTACACATCTAATGAAGTTCAAATTGGTCAAATTACACCGCCACCAAAAGGTTGGTTGATTGTCGATAGTGCAATTTGTCAATCACCAGATAGCGGACCTCTTCGCTATTATTCTGAAGTTCCTGTAACCTCAACGTACATTCTAGAAGATTATAGGGGTAATAGATCGATAGCAGCAATAATACGAGGGGATATTAACGCTCCTGACAAAAAAGAATATATTACCGTCAGAACTGTTGGATTCGATATATCTGCACAATTCAATATTGTTGAAACTGTAAAGTCTTCGGGAGTATTAAGGGTTGAATTACCACCTGTACACATAACTGATGAGATTGAAATCGTCTATCACTTCCATACTGAATCATTCGAAATAAACATACATAGGGATAATTCGAACAAAAACTGTTGGATTGAATTTCTTGACTATTTCAACCCAGATAACTATAAAAGTTCTTTTATAACAAATTTGCCTAAAAAACCTGATGATGAAGATATGGCAGTTTTAATTGATGGTGTAACATTAAGCGGTGAGGTTATTTTTGAAGTTACGGCTGGGAATGAAAAACGGTATGTAAGAGTACATTTTGATGACTTTGAACTTGAAATAGACCCAATATATATTGCAGAAGTTTATACCATCTCCAATTACGGTCTACTGGTAGATATATTTGGAATAGTTTACTATGTAGGAGGGTTGACAAGTTTTATACTACCGCTTGTTCCACATTTCTATATTAGAGTGGACGATGTTGCCATACCGATTGAAATTGAATACCAAGCCAATTTCAAATGCAATGGTGGTTCTAAACAGTATTCCAAACGGCAAATAATAACGGATGGAGGGTTGTTTGTTCCAATATTGCCAGCAAGTGAAGGAATAACAGATACTACCGTCAATGCCTGGGGAAGGTGGGTATTAAACTGGACAAAAAATGGAGACACATTTACATTCACATTCAAAAACTTCACATATTCAGTTTATGACTATGATTGGCTACAGTGTGATGATGTCAAGGCAGAAATAGAACATAAAATCGTCTTACATTACGTTGATGGTTCTACTAAAGAGTTTGACCTTGAACCTGTTGTTGCTACAAGTGATGTATGTTCTCAACTGCCAAAGAAAGACGTTTTTGCTGAATCATTTGATTCGATAACACCTGCCTGTGTTTGTTATAGAAACAGCGAAGCATCAAAAACAGTTACTTACACAATTAGTTATTTTACGAGAGATTATAATCCAAAGCTTTACAATATCAAATATTCACTCCTTAGAGTTTATTATGATGATGTTATTTTGTATGACGGTGTTGCGAAAGAAGAGATTACGATAACGTTCAATTTACCAGAAAATACTGTGAAGCACGTGGTATTCGAGCTATATGGTGATGGATATGTTGCAGATAGAAAGACTGTCATTGTTGAAAGGCGACAATACTGCCACGCTATAAACATAAATGCCAAGACCTATGATTTAGAAGGTAATGAAACAAACAAATTCCCTCATCCAACAAGTGCAGATTATGATGAAAATAAACACTCTGAAATAATTGTCAAAATCAAAATAAAAGATGAACAGGGGAACTACATTGATGTTCCAGTTGATAAAATCAAAACCAATTGGCAATACAACGTAGAGAAAGTAGATACTGGCGTCTATCAAATGAAAATACTAAACACTGCCGATAATGCACTGAATATCCAAGATTATGGAATATCGGTTTATATTGATAAACAATGGTGCAATGAAAACGGTTACTACAACAAATATAACATTGAAGCTGAAAACATAATAATAAATAGCGACAAAATAG encodes:
- a CDS encoding phage virion morphogenesis protein, whose product is MDYDEWIRKFKETVAHEIEKELTAEVDDNIRRGFEKKELKWKPLNEKYKKYKETHGWNTEGLMKHGHLVKATQSRIKVDRKGITVKVINNMEYAAVHEFGFSGTVNVKEHYRKKPKSKKGKKGKKGMTKKKDKNESNKVRVKAHTRNMNIPARPFIKPALEKVQKNLPKIIEKAIKKM
- a CDS encoding helix-turn-helix domain-containing protein, coding for MTAKVETASIAVSIKAEGTLIPTTEQLLDELSKVVSEALNGTSYHALSKKTGVNVRTLYAIKNNELANPRIDTVLKILQALGKKLIIVDNW